In the Variovorax sp. S12S4 genome, one interval contains:
- a CDS encoding ABC transporter substrate-binding protein has translation MPKTPKLFQHRRALLIAAGLAAAVPFAASAQGNEDIVIGGSIPMTGVFAFAGVGINAGIADYVKIVNDAGGIKGRKLRYVPEDTGYKVDVSVAAFKKITSQNKVNLYYGDSTGFSKTINPELDRNGQILMAGASFATELNDSAKYPNQFLVGPDYTEQFGILLRHIAKEKPGAKVAFVYSDSEFGRDPIEASEAAAKKLGLTVPVKLMTPPGSVDVSTEVIKLRRAAPDYTIFHGYILAPIPEFIQQGKQMGMTSKWMGTFWTMDSSTVMKMGEGADGFMGVMPYRYYYDTSAKAPMLDKIRALRPEYQSTAYTQGFLTAMLFTEAAKRTLDAGKPLDGKNLKASLNTIKNFDTGGIVGTPITIKGNSIPVGRVYKADMKAQKMVAASDWISLN, from the coding sequence ATGCCCAAGACACCGAAGCTTTTCCAGCACCGCCGCGCATTGCTGATTGCCGCCGGCCTCGCAGCCGCCGTTCCATTTGCTGCCAGCGCGCAGGGTAACGAAGACATCGTCATCGGCGGCTCGATTCCGATGACCGGCGTGTTCGCCTTCGCGGGCGTCGGCATCAATGCCGGCATTGCCGACTACGTGAAGATCGTCAACGACGCGGGCGGCATCAAGGGCCGCAAGCTGCGCTACGTGCCCGAAGACACGGGCTACAAGGTCGACGTGTCGGTGGCGGCCTTCAAGAAGATCACGAGCCAGAACAAAGTCAACCTGTATTACGGCGACTCGACCGGCTTCTCCAAGACCATCAACCCCGAGCTCGACCGCAACGGCCAGATCCTGATGGCCGGCGCATCGTTTGCAACCGAGCTGAACGACTCCGCCAAGTACCCCAACCAGTTCCTGGTCGGGCCCGACTACACCGAACAGTTCGGCATCCTGCTGCGCCACATCGCCAAGGAGAAGCCGGGTGCCAAGGTGGCCTTCGTGTACTCCGACTCCGAGTTTGGCCGCGACCCGATCGAGGCCAGCGAGGCGGCCGCCAAGAAGCTGGGCCTCACCGTGCCGGTCAAGCTCATGACACCGCCGGGCAGCGTCGACGTGTCGACCGAAGTCATCAAGCTGCGCCGGGCCGCGCCTGACTACACCATCTTCCACGGCTACATCCTCGCGCCGATTCCCGAGTTCATCCAGCAGGGCAAGCAGATGGGCATGACCAGCAAATGGATGGGCACTTTCTGGACGATGGACAGCTCGACGGTCATGAAGATGGGCGAAGGCGCCGACGGCTTCATGGGCGTGATGCCCTACCGCTACTACTACGACACCTCGGCCAAGGCGCCGATGCTCGACAAGATCCGTGCGCTGCGCCCCGAGTACCAGAGCACGGCCTACACGCAGGGCTTTCTCACCGCAATGCTGTTCACCGAGGCGGCCAAGCGCACGCTGGATGCGGGCAAGCCGCTGGACGGCAAGAACCTGAAGGCCTCGCTCAACACCATCAAGAACTTCGACACCGGCGGCATCGTCGGCACGCCAATCACCATCAAGGGCAACTCGATTCCGGTGGGCCGCGTCTACAAGGCCGACATGAAGGCGCAGAAGATGGTGGCGGCCTCGGACTGGATCTCGCTGAACTGA
- a CDS encoding branched-chain amino acid ABC transporter permease: MMDWAYLFEIALTGIAGGGLYALAALAFVLVYKATRVVNIAIGEMLMVGAYLFFAFAASFSLPIWLAVLGSVIGTGLLGAVIERTMIRPLLGEPPISVFMVTVGLASILVGLVEIIWTADQRRLPEFLPNAPVMIGDAFLAPKIAYGALIAVVLIGLVLLLFRFWRGGVALRATASDQAAAYSMGINVPRVFSLAWVTSAMIAAVAGIIVGAIGGISSSMGVFGLSVLVVVIVGGLDSVLGALVGGLFIGLVEALAGSYLGGEYKLLATFIVLVLVLMVRPYGLFGTHEIERL, translated from the coding sequence ATGATGGATTGGGCCTATCTCTTCGAAATCGCGCTCACGGGCATCGCGGGCGGCGGCCTCTATGCATTGGCCGCGCTGGCCTTCGTGCTGGTCTACAAGGCCACGCGCGTGGTCAACATCGCCATCGGCGAGATGCTGATGGTCGGCGCGTACCTGTTCTTTGCTTTCGCCGCGAGCTTCTCGCTGCCGATCTGGCTCGCGGTGCTGGGCTCGGTGATCGGCACAGGGCTGCTGGGCGCGGTGATCGAACGCACCATGATCCGGCCGCTCCTGGGCGAGCCGCCGATTTCGGTGTTCATGGTCACGGTCGGGCTCGCGTCCATCCTGGTGGGGCTGGTGGAGATCATCTGGACCGCCGACCAGCGCCGGCTGCCGGAGTTCCTGCCCAACGCACCGGTGATGATCGGCGACGCGTTCCTCGCCCCCAAGATTGCCTATGGCGCACTGATTGCCGTGGTGCTGATCGGGCTGGTGCTGCTGCTGTTCCGCTTCTGGCGCGGCGGCGTGGCGCTGCGGGCCACGGCGTCGGACCAGGCCGCGGCGTACTCGATGGGCATCAACGTACCCCGCGTGTTCTCGCTCGCATGGGTGACCTCGGCCATGATCGCCGCGGTGGCCGGCATCATCGTCGGCGCCATCGGCGGCATCTCTTCGTCGATGGGCGTGTTCGGGTTGTCGGTGCTGGTGGTGGTGATCGTAGGCGGGCTCGACAGCGTGCTGGGCGCGTTGGTCGGCGGCCTGTTCATCGGATTGGTGGAGGCGCTCGCGGGCTCGTATCTCGGCGGCGAATACAAGCTTCTGGCAACCTTCATCGTGCTGGTGCTCGTGCTGATGGTGCGGCCCTATGGGCTGTTCGGCACGCATGAGATCGAGAGGCTTTGA
- a CDS encoding SulP family inorganic anion transporter translates to MNPAASPSSSLRQRLSRWVPCLAWPRPSAALLRNEAMAGITVALMVIPQGVAYAALAGMPLVTGVYAALFPALVAVIFSSSQRLSVGPTALTSLLVGASLAPLAVPGSSEWVAMAVWLTLISGAIQVVLGAGRFGWLLRLVNSPVLIGFTQGAAVLIAISQLPALLGFTGRTIPQVLQGGPPPDLVAVAFGLGSIAVLWLGKRLAPRFPTTMALVAGAAAISWALNYALRGGAVVGSLPSGLPSFYWPGVLPPATLGALVLPALMITLVSFLETASSAKVDNARAGTLWNENQDLIGQGLAKLASGFSGAFPTSSSFSRSAITLYAGAQTGWATLFSVAVVAGALLWLMPLLYHVPQAVLAAVVVTAILGLVKPASFAALWRVSRIEAGIAFGTFVLTIATAPSIYWGVLGGLLASLAHYMYRHLHPRIIEVGLHPDGSLRDRNLWKLPPLAPHLYALRMDAELDFASASTLERALTVALAERPDLTDVCLFAQPINRIDITGAEVFGSIRRMMEAKGVRLHLSGLKLPAMQVLERAGLLAPGPMLFSYRTDSEALAALTQAAEAVPPAPVQGEAVA, encoded by the coding sequence ATGAATCCGGCAGCCTCCCCCTCTTCTTCCCTGCGCCAACGCCTCTCGCGCTGGGTTCCCTGCCTCGCCTGGCCGCGCCCCTCGGCTGCGCTGCTGCGCAACGAGGCCATGGCGGGCATTACCGTGGCGCTGATGGTCATTCCCCAAGGCGTGGCTTACGCCGCCCTGGCGGGCATGCCGCTGGTCACCGGTGTTTACGCGGCGCTCTTCCCGGCGCTTGTCGCGGTGATCTTCAGTTCATCGCAGCGGCTGTCGGTCGGGCCCACGGCGCTCACGAGCCTGCTGGTGGGCGCATCGCTTGCGCCGCTGGCGGTGCCCGGCAGTTCCGAATGGGTGGCGATGGCGGTGTGGCTCACATTGATTTCGGGTGCCATCCAGGTCGTGCTGGGCGCCGGGCGTTTCGGCTGGCTGCTGCGGCTGGTGAATTCGCCAGTGCTGATCGGCTTTACGCAAGGTGCCGCGGTGCTCATCGCCATTTCGCAATTGCCGGCGCTGCTGGGCTTCACCGGGCGCACCATTCCGCAGGTGCTGCAGGGCGGCCCGCCGCCCGACCTGGTGGCCGTTGCCTTCGGGCTCGGCAGCATTGCAGTGCTGTGGCTCGGCAAGCGCCTGGCGCCGCGCTTCCCCACCACCATGGCGCTGGTGGCTGGAGCCGCGGCCATCAGCTGGGCGCTCAACTACGCATTGCGTGGCGGCGCGGTGGTGGGCAGCCTGCCCTCGGGCCTGCCTTCGTTCTATTGGCCGGGAGTTCTGCCGCCAGCAACGCTCGGCGCACTCGTGCTGCCGGCGCTGATGATCACGCTGGTGAGCTTTCTCGAGACCGCATCGAGCGCCAAGGTCGACAACGCGCGCGCCGGCACGCTCTGGAACGAGAACCAGGATCTCATCGGCCAAGGCTTGGCCAAGCTGGCCTCGGGCTTCTCCGGCGCCTTTCCCACCAGCTCGTCGTTCTCGCGCTCGGCCATCACGCTGTATGCGGGCGCGCAGACCGGGTGGGCGACGCTGTTCAGCGTGGCGGTGGTGGCCGGCGCCTTGCTGTGGCTGATGCCGCTGCTCTATCACGTGCCGCAGGCGGTGTTGGCGGCGGTGGTGGTCACGGCCATTCTCGGGCTGGTCAAGCCGGCGAGCTTTGCCGCGCTCTGGCGCGTGTCGCGCATCGAGGCGGGCATTGCGTTCGGTACCTTCGTGCTGACGATTGCCACGGCGCCCAGCATCTATTGGGGCGTGCTGGGCGGGCTGCTCGCGAGCCTGGCTCACTACATGTACCGCCACCTGCATCCGCGCATCATCGAGGTGGGCCTGCACCCCGACGGCAGCCTGCGCGACCGCAATCTCTGGAAACTGCCGCCCCTGGCGCCGCATCTGTACGCGCTGCGCATGGATGCCGAGCTCGACTTCGCATCGGCCTCCACGCTCGAGCGCGCGCTCACGGTCGCGCTGGCCGAGCGGCCTGACCTGACGGACGTGTGCCTCTTCGCCCAGCCCATCAATCGCATAGACATTACGGGGGCCGAAGTGTTCGGCTCCATCCGGCGAATGATGGAAGCCAAGGGCGTCCGGCTGCATCTGAGCGGGCTGAAGCTGCCCGCGATGCAGGTGCTGGAGCGTGCCGGACTGCTCGCGCCCGGGCCGATGCTCTTCAGCTACCGCACCGATTCAGAGGCACTGGCGGCGCTGACGCAGGCCGCCGAAGCTGTGCCTCCCGCGCCGGTACAGGGCGAAGCCGTCGCCTGA
- a CDS encoding DUF3299 domain-containing protein, with amino-acid sequence MRALFCRALPALLLALGALALTGCGPASDGSPAAIGAVQELKWEELVPKDWDPTRRYRNISLESLRDNDPRAVQMLDEMRAVWDNAPVNVALDGTAARLSGFVVPLDNTQGGIREFLLVPYFGACIHTPPPPANQIVHVIASDTVKGLHAMDTVRVSGLLKAARYSSADMGVSGYEIKSASVEPFVAAR; translated from the coding sequence ATGAGAGCCCTCTTTTGCCGCGCCTTGCCGGCTTTGCTGCTTGCCCTGGGCGCACTGGCCCTGACGGGGTGCGGGCCGGCCTCCGACGGCAGCCCGGCTGCAATCGGCGCGGTGCAGGAGCTCAAGTGGGAAGAGCTCGTTCCCAAGGACTGGGACCCGACCAGGCGCTACCGCAACATCAGCCTGGAATCGCTGCGCGACAACGATCCGCGCGCGGTGCAGATGCTCGACGAGATGCGCGCCGTCTGGGACAACGCGCCGGTCAACGTGGCGCTCGACGGCACCGCCGCGCGGCTCTCGGGCTTTGTGGTGCCGCTGGACAACACGCAGGGCGGTATTCGCGAGTTCTTGCTGGTGCCGTATTTCGGTGCCTGCATCCACACCCCGCCGCCGCCCGCCAACCAGATCGTGCACGTGATCGCGTCCGATACGGTGAAGGGCCTGCATGCGATGGACACAGTGCGCGTCAGCGGGCTGCTGAAGGCGGCGCGTTATTCCTCGGCGGACATGGGCGTGAGCGGCTACGAGATCAAGTCGGCCTCGGTCGAGCCCTTTGTCGCGGCGCGCTGA
- a CDS encoding branched-chain amino acid ABC transporter permease, whose product MRIGTLKQSYTADAALFDSRTQKAWLAIGAALLVLFPFMASDYWLYLACLVAINVASATGLNILTGYTGLVSLGQAAFMGLGAYTVAIMQTRLGTPFVLNIVAGGIVAMLGGLVVGLPSLRVKGLYLAIATIAASFIAHFLFANLKLTGGTSGLSLPPAQFFGLPLDTSFRLYWVIVPVMVLMVLGAANLFRTRVGRAFIAIRDRDISAEVLGIPLLRYKLLSFGLSSFYAGVAGGLWAYFFRVVTPESFPLLMSIFFLAAIIVGGMGTILGGIFGAVFMTMVPELLKLVVDLLPGGVEMTVFLSPVRTVVFGLLIVGFLVFEPHGLAEVWRRIRRFFHLWPFRN is encoded by the coding sequence ATGCGCATAGGCACCCTCAAGCAAAGCTACACAGCCGATGCGGCGCTGTTCGACTCACGCACCCAGAAGGCATGGCTGGCAATCGGCGCAGCCCTGCTGGTGCTGTTCCCGTTCATGGCCAGTGACTACTGGCTCTATCTCGCCTGCCTTGTCGCAATCAACGTGGCCAGCGCCACGGGCCTCAACATCCTCACCGGCTACACCGGGCTGGTGAGCCTGGGCCAGGCGGCGTTCATGGGCCTGGGCGCCTACACCGTCGCCATCATGCAGACCCGGCTGGGCACGCCCTTCGTGCTGAACATCGTCGCAGGCGGCATCGTCGCCATGCTCGGCGGGCTGGTCGTCGGCCTTCCCTCGCTGCGGGTGAAGGGCCTGTACCTGGCCATCGCAACCATTGCCGCGTCATTCATTGCGCACTTTTTGTTCGCCAACCTCAAGCTCACGGGCGGAACCTCGGGCCTCTCGCTGCCGCCGGCGCAGTTCTTCGGGCTGCCGCTGGACACGTCGTTCCGCCTCTACTGGGTGATCGTGCCCGTAATGGTGCTCATGGTGCTGGGCGCCGCCAATCTGTTTCGCACCCGCGTGGGCCGTGCCTTCATTGCCATCCGCGACCGCGACATCTCGGCCGAGGTGCTCGGCATTCCGCTGTTGCGATACAAGCTGCTGTCGTTCGGTCTCTCGTCGTTCTATGCCGGCGTGGCCGGCGGGCTGTGGGCCTACTTCTTCCGCGTGGTCACGCCCGAGAGCTTTCCGCTCCTGATGTCGATCTTCTTCCTGGCCGCCATCATCGTCGGCGGCATGGGCACGATCCTTGGTGGGATCTTCGGCGCGGTGTTCATGACCATGGTGCCCGAACTGCTCAAGCTGGTGGTCGACCTGCTGCCGGGCGGTGTCGAGATGACCGTGTTTCTCTCACCCGTGCGCACCGTCGTGTTCGGGTTGCTCATCGTCGGATTTCTGGTGTTCGAGCCGCATGGGCTCGCAGAAGTGTGGCGGCGCATCCGCCGCTTCTTTCATCTATGGCCCTTCCGTAACTAG
- a CDS encoding TetR/AcrR family transcriptional regulator has product MPRPALIASSTASPWEPADKRAQQRELKRNAVLQTAAQLFNERGFHATSLDDIAERLNVSKPTVYYYVESKDQILLECVKIALDLMQAGIDEVRAAGGSAIDQLKACMRIYSSVVTQDFGMCVIRIGEDPLPDPLKKELRGLKAGIDGQFRRLIAEGVAEGSLAPCDPKMAAFMLAGALSWIGRWYRPDGDLTPDQIADQGIELLLNGVLHRPAAGARRKPAAVKVR; this is encoded by the coding sequence ATGCCCCGCCCAGCCCTCATCGCATCCTCCACGGCTTCTCCCTGGGAGCCCGCGGACAAGCGCGCGCAGCAGCGCGAGCTCAAACGCAACGCCGTGCTGCAGACGGCCGCACAGCTCTTCAACGAACGCGGCTTCCATGCCACCTCGCTCGACGACATTGCCGAGCGGCTCAACGTCAGCAAGCCCACCGTCTACTACTACGTCGAGAGCAAGGACCAGATCCTGCTGGAGTGCGTGAAGATTGCGCTCGATCTCATGCAGGCCGGCATCGACGAGGTGCGCGCCGCAGGCGGCAGCGCCATCGACCAGCTCAAGGCCTGCATGCGCATCTACTCGAGCGTGGTGACGCAGGACTTCGGCATGTGCGTGATCCGCATCGGCGAAGACCCGCTGCCAGATCCGCTGAAAAAGGAGCTGCGCGGCCTCAAGGCCGGTATCGACGGGCAGTTTCGCCGGCTCATCGCGGAAGGCGTGGCCGAGGGCTCGCTCGCGCCCTGCGATCCGAAGATGGCGGCCTTCATGCTGGCCGGCGCGCTCAGCTGGATCGGCCGTTGGTACCGCCCCGACGGCGACCTCACGCCCGACCAGATTGCCGACCAGGGCATCGAACTGCTGTTGAATGGCGTACTGCATCGCCCGGCCGCCGGCGCGCGCCGAAAGCCCGCCGCGGTAAAGGTCCGGTGA
- the arfB gene encoding alternative ribosome rescue aminoacyl-tRNA hydrolase ArfB has protein sequence MLRPPILIDPDEVEISAIRAQGAGGQNVNKVSSAVHLRYDIHASSLPADAKERLLALRDSRITQEGVFVLKAQQHRTQEMNRADALARLQAVVDSVATPPRVRRPTKPTYGSKQRRLEGKSQRSQIKNLRGPVRD, from the coding sequence ATGCTCCGCCCACCCATCCTGATCGACCCCGACGAGGTCGAGATCAGCGCCATCCGGGCGCAGGGCGCGGGTGGGCAGAACGTCAACAAGGTGTCGAGCGCGGTGCACCTGCGCTACGACATCCACGCGAGTTCGCTGCCCGCCGACGCGAAGGAGAGGCTGCTCGCGCTGCGCGACAGCCGCATCACGCAGGAGGGCGTTTTCGTGCTGAAGGCGCAGCAGCACCGCACACAGGAGATGAACCGCGCCGACGCTCTGGCGCGCCTGCAGGCCGTGGTCGATAGCGTGGCCACGCCGCCGCGCGTGCGGCGCCCCACCAAGCCCACCTACGGCTCGAAGCAGCGCCGGCTCGAAGGCAAGAGCCAGCGCTCGCAGATCAAGAACCTGCGCGGGCCGGTGCGGGACTGA
- a CDS encoding LysR family transcriptional regulator, giving the protein MKTTIEELVAFRAVVDTGSITAAAEQLSQTVSGISRALSRLEQKLETTLLRRTTRRLELTEEGAAFLLRTRAILDAIDEAEEQLAARRQQPAGRLRVNAASPFMLHAIVPLVPEFRRLFPQISLELDTDDLPIDLLERRTDIAIRIGPLRDSTLHARPLGTHRLRVLASPAYLEAHGKPRKVADLGGHALLGFTQPESLNRWPLRSVHGDEWTITPTLAASSGETLRQLALAGTGIVCLSDFMTGADRASGALVQVLTKETVDVRQPVNAVYYRNTQLSARITSFLDFLSQRMG; this is encoded by the coding sequence ATGAAGACCACCATCGAAGAACTGGTCGCGTTTCGCGCCGTGGTGGACACCGGCTCCATCACCGCGGCCGCAGAACAGCTCTCGCAGACGGTGTCGGGCATCAGCCGCGCGCTGAGCCGGCTCGAGCAGAAGCTGGAAACCACGCTGCTGCGGCGAACCACGCGGCGGCTCGAACTCACGGAAGAAGGCGCCGCCTTCCTGCTGCGCACGCGCGCCATCCTCGACGCCATCGACGAAGCCGAAGAGCAGCTTGCCGCGCGCCGCCAGCAACCCGCCGGACGCTTGCGGGTGAACGCGGCCTCGCCTTTCATGCTGCACGCCATCGTGCCGCTGGTGCCGGAGTTCCGGCGGCTGTTTCCGCAGATCAGCCTGGAGCTCGACACCGACGACCTGCCCATCGACCTGCTGGAGCGCCGCACCGACATTGCGATCCGCATCGGGCCGCTACGCGACTCCACGCTGCACGCCCGCCCGCTCGGCACGCACAGGCTGCGCGTGCTCGCAAGCCCGGCCTACCTGGAGGCGCACGGAAAGCCGCGCAAGGTGGCAGACCTGGGCGGCCACGCACTGCTGGGTTTTACGCAGCCCGAATCGCTCAACCGCTGGCCGCTGCGCAGCGTGCATGGCGACGAGTGGACCATCACGCCCACGCTCGCCGCATCGAGCGGTGAAACGCTGCGGCAGTTGGCCCTGGCGGGCACGGGCATCGTCTGCCTGTCGGACTTCATGACCGGCGCCGACCGCGCGAGCGGCGCACTGGTGCAGGTGCTGACCAAGGAAACGGTCGACGTGCGCCAACCGGTCAATGCGGTGTACTACCGCAACACGCAGCTGTCGGCGCGGATCACTTCGTTCCTGGATTTTCTTTCGCAGCGCATGGGCTGA
- a CDS encoding ABC transporter ATP-binding protein, whose amino-acid sequence MPDEPSRDASPASASTVLQVEALTLSFGGVKALTNVGFGVAAGSITAVIGPNGAGKTSLFNTISGFYKPAQGRVLFEGEDITRLPAPKRAALGLARSFQNIALFRGMTVLDNIKLGRHAHLKTNVFDALCYLGRARREEAELRRDVEERIIDFLEIDHIRHASVAALPYGLQKRVEMARALAMQPKVLMLDEPVAGMNREETEDMARFILDVRREWGVTVLMVEHDMGMVMDLSDHVVVLNFGQVIAQGTPAQVQADPEVIRAYLGAGDVGELRRKLRGESMAQAAA is encoded by the coding sequence ATGCCTGACGAGCCCTCACGGGACGCCTCTCCCGCCTCTGCCTCCACCGTGCTGCAGGTCGAGGCGTTGACGCTCTCGTTCGGCGGCGTGAAGGCGCTGACGAACGTGGGCTTCGGCGTGGCCGCGGGCTCGATCACCGCGGTGATCGGCCCCAATGGCGCGGGCAAGACATCGCTCTTCAACACCATATCGGGCTTCTACAAGCCCGCGCAGGGCCGCGTGCTGTTCGAGGGCGAGGACATCACCCGCCTGCCCGCACCCAAGCGGGCGGCGCTCGGGCTGGCGCGCAGCTTCCAGAACATTGCGCTCTTCCGCGGCATGACGGTGCTCGACAACATCAAGCTCGGCCGGCATGCACACCTGAAGACCAATGTGTTCGACGCCCTCTGCTACCTGGGCCGGGCGCGGCGCGAAGAGGCCGAGCTGCGCCGCGACGTGGAAGAACGGATCATCGACTTCCTCGAGATCGACCACATCCGCCACGCCTCCGTGGCCGCCCTGCCCTACGGTTTGCAAAAGCGCGTGGAAATGGCGCGCGCACTGGCAATGCAGCCCAAGGTGCTGATGCTCGACGAGCCGGTGGCCGGCATGAACCGCGAAGAGACGGAAGACATGGCGCGCTTCATCCTCGACGTGCGTCGTGAGTGGGGCGTCACGGTGCTGATGGTCGAGCACGACATGGGCATGGTGATGGACCTGTCGGACCACGTGGTGGTGCTCAACTTCGGCCAGGTCATCGCGCAGGGCACGCCGGCGCAGGTGCAGGCCGACCCCGAAGTGATTCGCGCCTACCTGGGCGCGGGCGATGTCGGCGAGCTGCGGCGCAAGCTGCGCGGCGAGTCCATGGCGCAGGCGGCCGCATGA
- a CDS encoding acetyl-CoA C-acyltransferase family protein: MTQRDIFVVGTARTAIGTFGGSLKDVPNTQLATTAVKAAIERSGVAADAIGHVVMGNVIPTDVKDAYLSRVAAIDAGCPIETPAFNVNRLCGSGLQAIVSAAQAIALGDCDIAIGGGSESMSRGPYFDTSARYGARMGDAVLVDYMLGILHDPWEKIHMGITAENVAARYGITREQMDELAVASQQRAAAAIAAGRFKEQIVPVEVKTRKGVVLFDTDEHVRADTSIDTLSKMKPAFKKDGLVTAGNASGINDGAAAVVLAEGGRVKALGLKPLARLVGYAHAGVEPAYMGIGPVPATRKVLERTGLKVADFEVIESNEAFAAQACAVIKELGFDPAKVNPNGSGISLGHPVGATGAIITTKAIAELHRTGGRYALVTMCIGGGQGIAAIFERV; encoded by the coding sequence ATGACCCAACGCGACATCTTCGTGGTCGGCACCGCCCGCACCGCCATCGGCACCTTCGGCGGCTCGCTGAAGGATGTGCCCAACACCCAGCTGGCCACCACCGCCGTCAAGGCGGCCATCGAGCGCAGCGGCGTCGCGGCCGATGCCATCGGCCACGTGGTGATGGGCAACGTGATTCCCACCGACGTGAAGGACGCCTACCTGAGCCGCGTGGCGGCCATCGACGCGGGCTGCCCCATCGAGACGCCGGCCTTCAACGTCAACCGCCTCTGCGGCTCGGGCCTGCAGGCCATCGTGTCGGCGGCGCAGGCCATTGCGCTGGGCGACTGCGACATCGCCATCGGCGGCGGCTCGGAGTCGATGAGCCGCGGCCCGTACTTCGACACCTCGGCCCGTTACGGCGCGCGCATGGGCGACGCGGTGCTGGTCGACTACATGCTCGGCATCCTGCATGACCCGTGGGAGAAGATCCACATGGGCATTACCGCCGAGAACGTGGCGGCGCGCTACGGCATCACGCGCGAGCAGATGGACGAGCTGGCCGTGGCCAGCCAGCAGCGTGCCGCCGCCGCCATTGCCGCGGGCCGCTTCAAGGAGCAGATCGTTCCGGTGGAGGTCAAGACGCGTAAGGGCGTCGTGCTGTTCGACACCGACGAGCACGTGCGTGCCGACACCAGCATCGACACGCTCTCGAAGATGAAGCCCGCCTTCAAGAAGGACGGCCTCGTGACCGCCGGCAATGCCTCGGGCATCAACGACGGCGCCGCCGCCGTGGTGCTGGCCGAGGGCGGCCGCGTGAAGGCGCTGGGCCTTAAGCCGCTGGCGCGCCTGGTCGGCTACGCGCACGCCGGCGTGGAGCCCGCCTACATGGGAATCGGTCCGGTGCCCGCCACGCGCAAGGTGCTGGAGCGCACGGGTCTGAAGGTGGCCGACTTCGAGGTGATCGAGTCGAACGAAGCCTTCGCGGCGCAGGCCTGCGCGGTCATCAAGGAGCTGGGCTTCGACCCGGCCAAGGTCAACCCCAACGGCTCGGGCATTTCGCTCGGGCATCCGGTGGGCGCGACCGGCGCGATCATCACCACCAAGGCGATTGCCGAGCTGCACCGCACGGGCGGCCGCTACGCGCTGGTGACGATGTGCATCGGCGGCGGCCAAGGCATCGCGGCCATATTCGAACGGGTTTGA